From Nicotiana tabacum cultivar K326 chromosome 20, ASM71507v2, whole genome shotgun sequence, one genomic window encodes:
- the LOC107784831 gene encoding uncharacterized protein LOC107784831 — protein MAKTLMTLFLVVAFFIISQDVVTAQCQCKGDCNITCESGLPTCVDGFCVCLALETYSTIHKDVVKAGECDCQKKADCRQPCESGLPTCVDGFCVCLALKTDSTNHKG, from the exons ATGGCAAAGACTTTGATGACTCTATTTTTGGTAGTCGCCTTCTTTATCATATCACAAG ATGTGGTGACAGCACAATGTCAGTGTAAAGGAGATTGTAATATTACATGTGAATCTGGTCTTCCAACTTGTGTTGATGGGTTTTGTGTATGTTTAGCTCTCGAGACATATTCCACCATTCATAAAG ATGTGGTGAAAGCAGGAGAGTGTGATTGTCAAAAAAAAGCAGATTGTCGTCAGCCATGTGAATCTGGGCTTCCAACATGTGTTGATGGGTTTTGTGTTTGTTTAGCTCTCAAAACGGATTCCACCAATCATAAAGGTTAA